One uncultured Alphaproteobacteria bacterium genomic region harbors:
- a CDS encoding putative Outer membrane protein (Porin) (Evidence 3 : Function proposed based on presence of conserved amino acid motif, structural feature or limited homology), translated as MKRFATYSGAVLTAAGFAAAAQASDPIQLKLGGYMEYWAAGASQGDHYADPVNSFDIQGDSQIYFLGKTVLDNGVEVGARVQASAGSDYNAQFIQRSYAWVSGAYGKAIFGKYRDVVWLTHNFAPEASHLDSGLGGSDFYQILPTGDGVSSLDPNEKPTNYANKFLYLTPKVYGFQIGASFTPSNNRSGDDADAVSETILKDAKWDQAWAAALSYGGTVGGIGVNASVGYDYINGNRDTGTPGDVHNLQTSAALSYQGFSVGGGFNRMIAPSDSFYASKDGRAWEAGIGYAEGPYMVSFAYVNSTTRGNLASYPISAHAHDEVDFYRMGARYALGAGVDLWGALAYLDSESHTGRKADGNEGAIGGAIGLRLDF; from the coding sequence ATGAAACGATTCGCGACCTATTCGGGCGCCGTCCTTACCGCGGCGGGCTTCGCCGCGGCGGCGCAGGCGTCCGATCCGATCCAGCTCAAGCTCGGCGGCTATATGGAGTATTGGGCCGCCGGAGCCAGCCAGGGCGACCACTACGCCGACCCGGTCAACAGCTTCGACATCCAGGGCGATTCCCAGATCTACTTCCTCGGCAAGACGGTTCTCGACAACGGCGTGGAAGTGGGCGCGCGGGTGCAGGCGAGCGCGGGTTCCGACTACAACGCCCAGTTCATCCAGCGCTCGTACGCGTGGGTGAGCGGCGCCTACGGCAAGGCGATCTTCGGCAAGTATCGCGACGTGGTGTGGCTGACCCACAATTTCGCGCCCGAAGCCTCGCACCTCGATTCCGGCCTGGGCGGTTCCGACTTCTACCAGATCCTCCCGACCGGCGACGGCGTATCGTCCCTCGACCCCAACGAGAAGCCGACCAACTACGCCAACAAGTTCCTCTACCTCACGCCCAAGGTCTACGGCTTCCAGATCGGCGCGTCGTTCACGCCGTCGAACAACCGATCGGGCGACGATGCCGACGCCGTCTCCGAAACCATCCTCAAGGACGCCAAGTGGGATCAGGCGTGGGCCGCCGCGCTCTCCTACGGCGGCACCGTCGGCGGGATCGGCGTCAACGCCTCGGTCGGCTACGACTACATCAACGGCAATCGCGACACCGGAACCCCGGGCGACGTCCACAACCTTCAGACCAGCGCGGCGCTGTCGTACCAGGGTTTCTCGGTCGGCGGCGGCTTCAACCGCATGATCGCGCCGAGCGACAGCTTCTATGCGAGCAAGGATGGCCGCGCCTGGGAGGCGGGCATCGGCTATGCCGAGGGGCCGTACATGGTCTCGTTCGCCTACGTCAATTCCACCACCCGCGGCAATCTCGCCAGCTATCCGATCAGCGCCCACGCGCACGACGAGGTGGATTTCTACCGCATGGGCGCGCGCTACGCCCTCGGCGCGGGCGTCGACCTGTGGGGGGCGCTGGCCTATCTCGATTCCGAGTCCCACACCGGCAGGAAGGCCGACGGCAACGAAGGCGCGATCGGCGGCGCGATCGGCCTCCGCCTCGACTTCTGA
- a CDS encoding ABC transporter, ATP-binding component, translating into MTGLAIQPVPATPAIRVRDLAIAAAGEIVRPMSFDVYPGVPFTILGSSGSGKSLLSQAIMGNLPEGLAASGRVEIDGVDVLALPQKRREAMWGRTLSLLPQEPWHALDPTMTALPQVAETYRYVRGLPDAEARRRAAADLDALGLPGDTAGKLPMQLSGGMAQRVVFAAAQAGGAPIVIVDEPTKGLDASRRDDVVALLKRAADAGGVLLTITHDIAVARQLGGYVMVMRAGELQEEGEAHALLANPRSDYARRLIAADPENWPKAAPRRLAADAPEVLRAEGIAVARGGRRLVSGFDLRLRAGEIVGITGDSGCGKSSLGDTLLGLLPPDAGRVTRAPGLAAHRFLKLYQDPPTAFSRHWPMRVLLDDVVRLHRLDRGRIPPLMERLRLAPELLERDSRSISGGELQRFSILRALLLDPALIFADEPTSRLDPIIQREIVELLVGVARERQCALLLVSHDMALVDHVCDRSIALGSR; encoded by the coding sequence ATGACCGGACTTGCCATCCAACCCGTTCCGGCGACGCCCGCGATCCGCGTCCGCGATCTCGCGATCGCCGCCGCCGGAGAGATCGTCCGGCCGATGTCGTTCGACGTCTATCCCGGCGTACCGTTCACCATCCTCGGGTCGAGCGGCTCGGGCAAGAGCCTGCTCTCGCAGGCGATCATGGGCAACCTGCCGGAGGGCCTAGCGGCCTCCGGCCGGGTCGAGATCGACGGCGTCGACGTGCTCGCGCTGCCGCAGAAGCGGCGCGAGGCGATGTGGGGACGGACCCTCTCGCTGCTCCCCCAGGAGCCCTGGCACGCCCTCGACCCGACGATGACGGCGCTGCCGCAGGTGGCGGAAACCTACCGCTACGTTCGCGGTCTGCCGGATGCCGAAGCCCGGCGGCGCGCCGCCGCCGACCTCGACGCCCTCGGCCTGCCCGGCGACACGGCGGGCAAGCTGCCGATGCAGTTGTCGGGCGGCATGGCCCAGCGCGTGGTGTTCGCGGCGGCGCAGGCGGGCGGCGCGCCGATCGTGATCGTCGACGAGCCGACCAAGGGCCTCGACGCCTCGCGCCGCGACGACGTCGTCGCCCTGCTCAAGCGGGCGGCGGACGCGGGCGGCGTGCTCCTCACCATCACCCACGACATCGCGGTGGCGCGCCAGCTCGGCGGCTACGTGATGGTGATGCGCGCGGGCGAGCTCCAGGAGGAAGGCGAGGCCCACGCCCTGCTCGCCAACCCGCGGAGCGACTACGCCCGCCGCCTGATCGCCGCCGATCCGGAAAACTGGCCGAAGGCGGCGCCGCGGCGGCTGGCGGCGGACGCCCCCGAAGTGCTGCGGGCCGAGGGCATCGCGGTGGCGCGGGGCGGCAGACGGCTGGTATCCGGCTTCGATCTCCGGCTGCGCGCCGGAGAGATCGTCGGCATCACCGGCGACAGCGGCTGCGGCAAGTCCTCGCTCGGCGACACCCTGCTCGGCCTGCTGCCGCCCGACGCGGGGCGGGTGACGCGCGCGCCCGGGCTCGCCGCCCACCGCTTCCTCAAGCTCTATCAGGATCCGCCGACGGCGTTTTCGCGTCACTGGCCGATGCGGGTTCTGCTCGACGACGTGGTGCGCCTGCACCGTCTCGATCGCGGCCGGATTCCGCCCCTGATGGAGCGGCTGCGCCTCGCCCCCGAACTGCTGGAACGCGACTCCCGCAGCATCTCGGGCGGCGAATTGCAGCGCTTCTCGATTCTGCGGGCGCTGCTGCTCGACCCGGCATTGATCTTCGCCGACGAGCCGACTTCGCGTCTCGATCCGATCATCCAGCGCGAGATCGTCGAACTGCTGGTCGGCGTGGCGCGCGAGCGGCAGTGCGCGCTGCTGCTGGTGAGCCACGACATGGCACTGGTCGACCACGTCTGCGACCGCAGCATCGCGCTCGGTTCCCGGTAA
- a CDS encoding ABC transporter, permease component, with product MTLTDRFGLRLGGAFGTRGRRLGFACLAAVVAFAWLVPLLHGGDIASQNLMRTLASPTATEPFGTDHLGRSMIVRLPAAVRLSLGLALLSVLTAVIPGVALGILGGWYGGLVDRVLVTVADSVLALPGLLLVLILSAIAPGNFWALYVGISLVLWIEYYRVVRAYTLTIVRSPEIQSSRLLGFGMAYCVRRHILPEVLPVVATMGAFGAAGAIMAISALGFVNIGVRPPTAELGLMMTELFPYFDEAPLIMLQPIGMVFLLVLSLNLIAGSDPK from the coding sequence ATGACCCTCACCGATCGCTTCGGACTGCGCCTCGGCGGCGCGTTCGGCACTCGCGGCCGCCGCCTCGGCTTCGCGTGCCTCGCCGCCGTGGTCGCGTTCGCGTGGCTGGTGCCGCTGCTGCACGGCGGCGACATCGCCTCGCAAAACCTGATGCGGACGCTCGCATCGCCGACCGCGACCGAGCCGTTCGGCACCGACCACCTCGGCCGCTCGATGATCGTGCGCCTCCCGGCGGCGGTGCGCCTGTCGCTCGGGTTGGCGCTCCTCAGCGTGCTGACCGCGGTGATCCCCGGCGTCGCGCTCGGCATTCTCGGCGGCTGGTACGGCGGCCTCGTCGACCGGGTGCTCGTGACCGTCGCCGACAGCGTGCTGGCGTTGCCCGGCCTGCTGCTGGTGCTGATCCTGTCGGCGATCGCGCCGGGGAACTTCTGGGCGCTCTACGTCGGCATCTCGCTGGTGCTGTGGATCGAATACTACCGCGTCGTGCGCGCCTACACCCTGACGATCGTACGCTCGCCGGAGATCCAGTCGTCGCGGCTGCTGGGATTCGGCATGGCGTACTGCGTGCGCCGCCACATCCTCCCCGAAGTGCTGCCGGTGGTGGCGACGATGGGAGCGTTCGGCGCGGCGGGGGCGATCATGGCGATTTCCGCCCTCGGCTTCGTCAACATCGGCGTGCGGCCGCCCACCGCGGAACTCGGGCTGATGATGACCGAGCTGTTCCCGTACTTCGACGAAGCGCCGCTGATCATGCTGCAACCGATCGGCATGGTGTTCCTGCTGGTGCTGAGCCTCAACCTGATCGCCGGGAGCGACCCGAAATGA
- a CDS encoding Binding-protein-dependent transport system inner membrane protein, which produces MGKMIRAVLLPRALQAAMVAWTVGTLTFVLTRALPGDMAYRIAAGRYGYDNVDAAAAAAVSRELGLDRSPLSAYASWLWDLLTLNLGRDMVSNEPVWSEVSHQVGHSLVLALVAIGFALLLGPALGVVAGLRRQGAIDHASLALSTALRSVPPFILGIGLVIVVAVELRWLPAAGHGGFAHAILPGLALALGLAAVSSRVTRNAVVAVARSPFFAFARTKGLDESTAFRRHGARNVAVPVVSYFGVQLIYLIEGVVVVESLFAWPGIGHALVHAIVARNVPMIQGTALVMGLMFVLLNAVVDGICWTLDPRRRAS; this is translated from the coding sequence ATGGGCAAAATGATCCGCGCGGTCCTTCTGCCGCGCGCGCTCCAGGCGGCGATGGTCGCCTGGACCGTCGGCACTCTCACCTTCGTTCTCACTCGCGCGCTGCCGGGCGATATGGCCTACCGCATCGCCGCCGGACGCTACGGCTACGACAACGTCGACGCGGCGGCCGCGGCGGCGGTGAGCCGGGAACTCGGCCTCGACCGGTCGCCGCTGTCGGCCTACGCGTCGTGGCTGTGGGATCTCCTCACCCTCAACCTCGGCCGCGACATGGTCAGCAACGAGCCGGTCTGGTCGGAGGTTTCGCATCAGGTCGGCCACTCGCTGGTCCTCGCGCTGGTGGCGATCGGCTTCGCCCTGCTGCTCGGCCCGGCGCTCGGCGTCGTCGCCGGACTGCGGCGTCAGGGCGCGATCGACCACGCCTCGCTGGCGCTCTCCACGGCGCTGCGCTCGGTGCCGCCCTTCATTCTCGGCATCGGCCTGGTGATCGTCGTCGCGGTCGAATTGCGCTGGCTGCCCGCCGCCGGGCACGGCGGCTTCGCCCACGCGATTCTCCCCGGCCTCGCCCTCGCTCTCGGCCTCGCCGCGGTGTCGAGCCGCGTCACCCGCAACGCGGTGGTGGCGGTGGCGCGCTCGCCGTTCTTCGCGTTCGCCCGCACCAAGGGATTGGACGAGAGCACCGCGTTCCGTCGCCACGGCGCGCGCAACGTCGCGGTACCGGTGGTCTCGTACTTCGGCGTGCAGCTGATCTACCTGATCGAAGGCGTGGTGGTGGTGGAATCGCTGTTCGCCTGGCCCGGCATCGGCCATGCCCTGGTCCACGCGATCGTCGCCCGCAACGTGCCGATGATCCAGGGCACCGCGCTGGTGATGGGGCTGATGTTCGTGCTGCTCAACGCCGTCGTCGACGGCATCTGCTGGACCCTCGACCCGCGGAGGCGCGCATCATGA
- a CDS encoding ABC transporter; solute-binding component, translated as MKAIGSVACAVGVLILGASEASARKDNVLDVVCPWEIGSTDATKSGHVFRWMSISETLVGVEPDGSMKPLLATAWSVDDSRLVWRFKIREGVKFHNGKPLTAAAAAFSLNAARGKPGVLAKAPIREIAADGDDLVVRLNEPFSPLPSLFTHASSQILEAASYDADGNTVKVIGTGPFAITLLQTPQRLAARTFADYWGPKPAAEGVTYLAAPRSETRTLMVQSGDADLAFNMDAASLKRLEMTAPVKGFSIPVARTVTLKLNAARPGLDTARGRNAVNAAIDRRGIAASILREPKSLANQQFSPMFGDWFVDGLPQFRYDPKFTRSEFEAMGWSADVDGYLAKDGKRLSLTLTTFSDRPELPIIATSIQESLRQAGIEAKVSVNNSSAIPAGHHDGSLDMGMLARNYGVVRDPFVVMAEDFRSGGGDWGAMNWSNAELDGMIAQMKASDGGPAYKTLSQRAARIIHEEMPVIPVAWHVQTVAVSRELDNFALDPFQLSWNLEKVTWAK; from the coding sequence TTGAAAGCAATCGGTTCCGTCGCGTGTGCGGTGGGCGTTCTGATCCTGGGCGCGTCTGAAGCGTCGGCGCGGAAGGACAACGTGCTCGACGTCGTCTGCCCCTGGGAGATCGGCAGCACGGACGCCACCAAATCCGGCCACGTCTTCCGTTGGATGTCGATTTCCGAAACCCTGGTGGGCGTCGAGCCCGACGGATCGATGAAGCCGCTGCTCGCCACCGCGTGGTCGGTGGACGACAGCCGCCTGGTGTGGCGCTTCAAGATCCGCGAAGGGGTGAAGTTCCACAACGGCAAGCCGCTGACCGCGGCGGCGGCGGCCTTCAGCCTCAACGCCGCGCGCGGCAAACCCGGCGTGCTGGCGAAGGCGCCGATCCGCGAGATCGCCGCCGACGGCGACGATCTCGTGGTGCGCCTGAACGAGCCGTTCTCGCCGTTGCCGTCGCTGTTCACCCATGCGTCGTCGCAGATCCTCGAAGCGGCCTCCTACGACGCCGACGGCAATACCGTGAAGGTGATCGGCACCGGACCGTTCGCGATCACCCTGCTGCAGACGCCGCAACGCCTCGCCGCCAGGACCTTCGCCGACTATTGGGGGCCGAAGCCCGCCGCCGAGGGCGTCACCTATCTTGCCGCGCCGCGCAGCGAGACCCGCACCCTGATGGTGCAGAGCGGCGACGCCGACCTCGCTTTCAACATGGATGCCGCGAGCCTGAAGCGGCTGGAGATGACCGCGCCGGTCAAGGGCTTTTCGATTCCCGTGGCGCGCACCGTCACCCTCAAGCTCAACGCCGCCCGCCCCGGCCTCGACACCGCGCGCGGCCGCAACGCCGTCAACGCCGCGATCGACCGCCGGGGCATCGCCGCGAGCATCCTGCGCGAGCCCAAATCCCTCGCCAACCAGCAGTTCTCGCCGATGTTCGGCGACTGGTTCGTCGATGGCCTGCCGCAGTTCCGCTACGACCCGAAGTTCACCCGCTCGGAGTTCGAGGCGATGGGCTGGAGCGCGGACGTCGACGGCTACCTCGCAAAGGACGGCAAACGCCTGTCGCTAACTCTCACCACCTTCTCCGACCGTCCGGAACTGCCGATCATCGCCACCAGCATTCAGGAATCCCTGCGGCAGGCGGGGATCGAGGCAAAGGTTTCGGTCAACAACTCCTCGGCGATCCCGGCCGGGCACCACGACGGCTCGCTCGACATGGGCATGCTCGCCCGCAACTACGGCGTGGTGCGCGACCCGTTCGTGGTGATGGCCGAGGACTTCCGCTCCGGCGGCGGCGACTGGGGCGCGATGAACTGGAGCAACGCCGAACTCGACGGCATGATCGCGCAGATGAAAGCCTCCGACGGCGGCCCCGCCTACAAGACGCTGTCGCAGCGCGCGGCGCGCATCATTCATGAGGAGATGCCGGTGATCCCGGTGGCGTGGCACGTGCAGACCGTCGCCGTGAGCCGGGAGCTCGACAACTTCGCCCTCGATCCCTTCCAACTCAGTTGGAACCTGGAGAAGGTGACATGGGCAAAATGA
- a CDS encoding conserved hypothetical protein (Evidence 4 : Homologs of previously reported genes of unknown function), which translates to MRVPHVKAVLFDLGETLYTYADIPLDWTSRYGAALARGFAAAGLTVADRDLALARSHLAGFNTRRVPREIEFGSDRVFAAALRGLDLSPCEVEAVAVGFFTDFRQSLRPYPETVAVLQGLRRHGLRTGALTDVPYGMPARFVWADLRDCGVLDLLDACLTSVQAGYRKPHPAGILKLCAALAVAPGEAIYVGNEEKDVLGARNAGIAAVLVARDGVARAWGQSATVGDLTGCFDVLGIEPRAVETTD; encoded by the coding sequence ATGCGGGTGCCGCACGTCAAGGCGGTGCTGTTCGATCTCGGAGAGACCCTCTACACCTACGCGGATATTCCGCTCGACTGGACGAGCCGCTACGGCGCGGCACTGGCGCGCGGATTCGCGGCCGCCGGTCTGACGGTTGCGGACCGCGATCTGGCGTTGGCGCGGTCCCACCTTGCGGGTTTCAACACCAGGCGCGTCCCCCGCGAGATCGAGTTCGGCAGCGACCGGGTTTTCGCGGCGGCGCTTCGCGGGCTCGACCTGAGCCCGTGCGAGGTCGAGGCCGTGGCGGTGGGGTTTTTCACGGACTTCCGGCAATCGCTGCGCCCGTATCCGGAGACCGTCGCGGTTCTCCAGGGTTTGCGCCGCCACGGGCTGCGGACGGGGGCGTTGACCGACGTTCCCTACGGCATGCCCGCACGTTTCGTGTGGGCGGATCTCCGGGACTGCGGCGTTCTCGATCTTCTCGACGCCTGTCTCACCTCGGTTCAGGCGGGCTATCGCAAGCCGCATCCGGCGGGGATTCTCAAGCTATGCGCCGCGCTCGCCGTCGCCCCCGGCGAGGCGATCTACGTCGGCAACGAGGAAAAGGACGTTCTCGGCGCACGCAACGCGGGGATCGCCGCGGTTCTCGTCGCCCGCGACGGCGTCGCGCGGGCGTGGGGACAATCCGCGACGGTGGGGGACCTGACCGGGTGTTTCGACGTTCTCGGTATTGAACCGCGGGCGGTCGAAACCACAGATTAG
- a CDS encoding conserved hypothetical protein (Evidence 4 : Homologs of previously reported genes of unknown function): MPDGREELTLRSVGGVGALAPGDWDACAGADNPFVSHAFFQALEESGAASPRTGWTPCHLAVEDGAGRALGVAPLYAKTHSFGEYVFDWGWAEAWSRVGGRYYPKLQCAVPFTPVPGPRLLVRPEARSTGVGALLARGIAHLAAEMEWSSAHITFCTREEAELFAAQGWLTRLGEQYHWHNRGYRSFEDFLETLSSRKRKAIRKERERANGHGLAIRTLTGGEIRARHWDAFHRFYLDTVERKCAEAYLPREFFHRLGAELGERVVLMVAEDGARMVAGALNLLGGDALFGRNWGAAVDLPFLHFEMCYYRALDYAIARGLARVEAGAQGEHKISRGYLPVSTYSAHWIREAPLRDAIADFLLRERDLVAADIAERQRLGPYRQVD, translated from the coding sequence ATGCCCGACGGGCGCGAGGAGTTGACGTTGCGCAGCGTCGGGGGCGTCGGCGCGCTGGCGCCCGGGGATTGGGATGCATGCGCCGGAGCCGACAATCCTTTCGTCTCCCATGCGTTTTTTCAGGCACTGGAAGAGTCCGGGGCGGCGTCTCCGCGAACCGGGTGGACGCCCTGCCATCTTGCGGTCGAGGACGGCGCCGGGCGAGCGCTCGGGGTCGCGCCGCTCTACGCCAAGACCCATTCGTTCGGCGAGTACGTGTTCGACTGGGGGTGGGCGGAAGCCTGGAGCCGCGTCGGCGGGCGCTATTATCCCAAGCTCCAGTGCGCCGTGCCGTTCACGCCGGTGCCGGGTCCGCGCCTGCTGGTGCGGCCGGAGGCGCGGTCTACCGGAGTCGGGGCGCTGCTGGCGCGCGGCATCGCGCATCTCGCCGCCGAGATGGAATGGTCGTCGGCCCACATCACCTTCTGCACGCGGGAGGAGGCGGAGTTGTTCGCGGCGCAGGGCTGGCTGACGCGCCTCGGCGAGCAATACCATTGGCACAATCGTGGCTACCGCAGCTTCGAAGACTTTCTCGAAACCCTGTCTTCGCGCAAGCGCAAGGCGATCCGCAAGGAGCGCGAACGCGCCAACGGCCACGGCCTCGCGATCCGCACGCTGACCGGCGGCGAGATCCGGGCCCGTCACTGGGACGCCTTTCACCGCTTCTATCTCGATACCGTCGAACGCAAATGCGCCGAAGCCTATCTGCCCCGCGAATTCTTTCATCGCCTGGGCGCGGAGCTGGGCGAGCGCGTGGTGCTGATGGTCGCCGAGGACGGAGCGCGGATGGTCGCCGGGGCGCTCAATCTGCTGGGCGGCGACGCCCTGTTCGGCCGCAACTGGGGCGCGGCGGTCGATCTGCCGTTCCTGCATTTCGAGATGTGCTACTACCGCGCCCTCGATTACGCGATCGCGCGCGGGCTTGCGCGGGTCGAGGCGGGCGCGCAGGGCGAGCACAAGATCAGCCGCGGCTATCTGCCGGTTTCCACCTATAGCGCCCACTGGATCCGCGAGGCGCCGCTGCGCGACGCGATCGCGGATTTCCTTTTGCGCGAGCGGGATCTGGTGGCGGCGGATATCGCCGAGAGGCAGCGCCTCGGCCCTTATCGGCAGGTCGATTGA
- a CDS encoding Transcriptional regulator, ArsR family — MSPADLMSALSDPTRLAALRLLWDGEEHCVCELMAALGATQSRMSRHMGVLKAAGLVVDRRDAQWVRYRRAPGLDGGVAAVIDAVLALPHEPRKAVA, encoded by the coding sequence ATGAGCCCTGCCGATCTGATGTCCGCCTTGTCCGATCCCACCCGGCTCGCCGCCCTCAGGCTGTTGTGGGACGGCGAGGAGCATTGCGTCTGCGAACTGATGGCGGCGCTCGGCGCGACCCAGTCGCGGATGTCGCGGCACATGGGCGTGCTCAAGGCGGCGGGCCTGGTGGTCGACCGGCGCGACGCCCAGTGGGTGCGCTACCGCCGCGCTCCCGGTCTCGACGGCGGAGTGGCCGCGGTGATCGATGCGGTCCTGGCGCTTCCCCACGAGCCTCGGAAGGCCGTCGCATGA
- a CDS encoding Permease: MTRCCAPVPPEAKAERTGLWLLTTGAALAAWGLVYAQLVPFSQWAVARLPVDPGSHLAEALEFFLYDTPKVLMLLTLVVFAMGVVRSFFSPERTRALLAGRREGVGNVAAATLGIVTPFCSCSAVPLFVGFVSAGVPLGVTFSFLIAAPMVNEVALGLLFALLGWKVAAAYLGFGLGIAILAGWTIGRFGLEGWLEDWVRTVRAGAVDLPSTGMTVVERLKAGIDAVREIVAKVGKWVVLGIAAGALIHGYAPAELLASIMGRDAWWSVPAAVLIGIPMYSNAAGIVPVVEALLGKGAALGTVLAFMMSVIALSAPEMIILRKVLTVRLIAVFVAVVGGGILAVGYLFNLLFA; this comes from the coding sequence ATGACCCGGTGCTGCGCTCCCGTTCCTCCTGAAGCGAAGGCCGAACGCACCGGCCTCTGGCTGCTGACGACCGGCGCGGCTCTGGCTGCGTGGGGTTTGGTTTACGCGCAACTCGTACCGTTTTCGCAATGGGCGGTGGCGCGGCTCCCCGTCGATCCCGGCAGCCATCTCGCGGAAGCGCTGGAGTTCTTCCTCTACGACACGCCGAAGGTGCTGATGCTGCTGACCCTGGTGGTGTTCGCCATGGGCGTGGTGCGCAGCTTCTTTTCGCCCGAGCGCACTCGCGCGCTGCTCGCCGGGCGGCGCGAGGGGGTGGGCAACGTCGCCGCGGCGACGCTCGGGATCGTCACGCCGTTCTGTTCGTGCTCGGCGGTGCCGCTGTTCGTCGGCTTCGTCTCCGCCGGGGTGCCGCTCGGCGTCACCTTTTCCTTTCTGATCGCCGCGCCGATGGTCAACGAAGTGGCGCTCGGCCTGCTGTTCGCCCTGCTGGGGTGGAAGGTGGCGGCGGCCTATCTCGGCTTCGGCCTCGGGATCGCGATCCTCGCAGGCTGGACGATCGGCCGCTTCGGTCTCGAAGGCTGGCTGGAAGATTGGGTGCGGACCGTTCGCGCCGGAGCGGTCGATCTGCCGTCGACGGGGATGACCGTGGTCGAGCGTCTCAAGGCCGGGATCGACGCGGTGCGGGAGATCGTCGCCAAGGTCGGCAAATGGGTGGTGCTCGGCATCGCCGCGGGCGCCCTGATCCACGGCTACGCGCCCGCCGAACTGCTGGCGTCGATCATGGGGCGCGACGCCTGGTGGTCGGTTCCGGCGGCGGTATTGATCGGCATTCCGATGTATTCCAACGCCGCGGGCATCGTGCCGGTGGTCGAGGCGCTGCTCGGCAAGGGCGCGGCGCTCGGCACCGTGCTCGCCTTCATGATGAGCGTGATTGCGCTCTCCGCGCCGGAGATGATCATCCTGCGCAAGGTTCTGACGGTCCGCCTGATCGCGGTGTTCGTCGCCGTGGTCGGCGGGGGGATTCTCGCCGTCGGTTATCTGTTCAATCTGCTGTTCGCCTGA
- a CDS encoding Thiol-disulfide isomerase and thioredoxins, which produces MVKDVKVLGPGCKRCQTTAEMVKAEADRLGVAIALEKVTDYAAIAGYGIASTPGIVIDGKVVHAGGLPKAEDIDKWLSA; this is translated from the coding sequence ATGGTCAAGGACGTGAAGGTGTTGGGGCCGGGCTGCAAACGCTGCCAGACCACCGCGGAGATGGTGAAGGCCGAGGCCGACCGGCTCGGCGTCGCGATCGCGTTGGAAAAGGTCACCGACTATGCGGCGATCGCAGGCTACGGTATCGCCTCGACGCCGGGGATCGTGATCGACGGCAAGGTGGTCCATGCCGGAGGCTTGCCGAAGGCCGAAGACATCGACAAATGGCTTTCCGCCTGA
- a CDS encoding putative Glycosyl transferase, family 2 (Evidence 3 : Function proposed based on presence of conserved amino acid motif, structural feature or limited homology) translates to MPSRVAVVIPAHNAAATLLRAVDSVAASAEHAARTGLDLRTEIVVVDDGSTDATAEKLAACAARFSVPGPIHFKAIHQINRGAGPARNEGVRQSSAPLICFLDADDEYLPAHLAVCVGALEADRSVGYVWTRRRLDIDIHPSWGPSLDRSTVMNLCVRRIWHEIVKGFPEHPDFARYGAEDSFYRTVLEALVNGRGLDAETLLIHFQPGNSLDRQRAKLSRPISEWPGDESAPPTIVALCEERLAYVERLKAERRSG, encoded by the coding sequence ATGCCGTCCCGCGTCGCCGTCGTCATCCCCGCCCACAACGCCGCCGCCACGCTGCTGCGAGCGGTGGACAGCGTCGCCGCCTCGGCCGAACACGCGGCACGGACGGGACTCGACCTGCGGACCGAGATCGTCGTCGTCGACGACGGCTCGACCGATGCCACCGCGGAGAAACTGGCGGCCTGCGCGGCGCGCTTCTCCGTGCCCGGGCCGATCCACTTCAAGGCGATCCACCAGATCAACCGCGGCGCGGGACCGGCGCGCAACGAAGGCGTCCGGCAGTCGTCCGCGCCGCTGATCTGCTTTCTCGACGCCGACGATGAATATCTGCCCGCGCACCTCGCCGTCTGCGTCGGCGCGTTGGAAGCCGACCGCTCGGTCGGCTACGTCTGGACGCGACGGCGGCTCGACATCGACATCCACCCGAGCTGGGGCCCCTCCCTCGACCGCAGCACGGTGATGAATCTGTGCGTGCGGCGGATCTGGCACGAAATCGTCAAGGGTTTTCCCGAGCACCCGGATTTCGCCCGCTACGGCGCCGAGGACAGCTTCTACCGCACCGTTCTCGAAGCTTTGGTGAACGGCCGCGGCCTCGACGCGGAAACCCTGCTGATCCATTTCCAGCCCGGCAACTCGCTCGACCGCCAGCGCGCCAAGCTCTCCCGGCCGATCTCGGAATGGCCCGGCGACGAAAGCGCGCCGCCGACGATCGTCGCGCTGTGCGAGGAGCGTCTCGCCTACGTCGAACGCCTCAAGGCCGAACGCCGGAGCGGCTGA